The following proteins are co-located in the Melanotaenia boesemani isolate fMelBoe1 chromosome 5, fMelBoe1.pri, whole genome shotgun sequence genome:
- the mta2 gene encoding metastasis-associated protein MTA2 has translation MAANMYRVGDYVYFENSSSNPYLIRRIEELNKTANGNVEAKVVCLFRRRDISGNLNTLADSNAREFEEESKQPVLAEQQKHQLKHRELFLSRQFESLPATHIRGKCNVTLLNETDILASYLEKEDCFFYSLVFDPVQKTLLADQGEIRVGSKYQAEIPDKLDEGESDNRVQEKLETKVWDPNNQLKDPQIDQFLVVARAVGTFARALDCSSSIRQPSLHMSAAAASRDITLFHAMDTLQKNNYDLAKAMSTLVPQGGPVLCRDEMEEWSASEAMLFEEALEKYGKDFNDIRQDFLPWKSLASVVQFYYMWKTTDRYIQQKRLKAAEADSKLKQVYIPTYTKPNPNQIMVPGTKPGINGAAGFQKGLSCESCHTAQSPQWYAWGPPNMQCRLCASCWIYWKKYGGLKTPTQLEGAARAGSESGPRAHMTRQEVQGLSPFTRNEGRAKLLAKNRQTFILQTTKLTRVARRVCEDILQPRRAARRPYASINANAVKAECMIRLPKATKTPLKSKVIPRQSLAAIVKDLAISAPLKLKASRGPPTPINRNQASQPRVGQSLLGKRGFDSATGVPYPANGRPNTSGMRTTSQSVIKRQKVSQGEAPNPVVFVATKDTRALRKHLTQSEMRRAARKPHLLVRIKLPPPPPRSLALPLLPSSTNEPIVLED, from the exons ACTATGTTTACTTTGAGAACTCGTCCAGCAACCCGTACCTGATCCGGAGAATAGAGGAGCTCAACAAG ACGGCCAACGGGAACGTGGAGGCGAAGGTGGTGTGTCTGTTCAGGAGGCGAGACATCTCAGGCAACCTCAACACTCTGGCTGACAGCAATGCGA gGGAATTTGAAGAGGAGTCGAAGCAGCCGGTGCTGGCTGAACAACAGAAACACCAGCTCAAACACAGGGAGCTCTTCCTGTCCCGACAGTTTGAATCCCTACCTGCTACACACATACG GGGAAAATGTAACGTCACCCTCCTCAATGAAACTGACATCCTGGCTTCTTACCTGGAGAAAGAG GACTGTTTCTTCTACTCGTTGGTGTTTGATCCTGTTCAGAAGACCCTGCTGGCGGACCAGGGGGAGATTCGTGTCGGATCCAAGTACCAGGCTGAGATTCCTGACAAGCTCGATGAAG GTGAATCTGACAACCGGGTCCAGGAAAAGCTAGAGACCAAGGTGTGGGACCCCAACAACCAGCTCAAAGACCCTCAGATCGACCAGTTCCTGGTGGTTGCAAG AGCTGTGGGGACATTCGCTCGGGCCCTGGACTGCAGCAGCTCCATCCGTCAGCCCAGCCTTCACATGAGTGCAGCGGCAGCCTCCAGAGATATCACACTG TTCCACGCCATGGACACGTTGCAGAAGAACAACTACGACTTGGCCAAGGCCATGTCCACCCTGGTTCCTCAGGGGGGTCCGGTGCTGTGCCGGGATGAGATGGAGGAGTGGAGCGCCTCTGAGGCTATGCTGTTTGAGGAGGCTCTGGAGAAATACGGCAAAGACTTCAACGACATCCGTCAGGACTTT CTTCCCTGGAAGTCTCTGGCCAGCGTGGTCCAGTTCTATTACATGTGGAAGACCACCGACCGCTACATTCAGCAG AAACGACTGAAGGCAGCAGAGGCAGACAGTAAACTCAAACAGGTCTACATCCCCACATA CACCAAACCCAACCCGAACCAGATCATGGTGCCAGGCACGAAGCCAGGTATAAACGGAGCAGCGGGCTTTCAGAAAGGACTCAGCTGTGAGAGCTGTCACA CGGCCCAGTCTCCTCAGTGGTACGCCTGGGGCCCCCCCAACATGCAGTGCAGACTGTGTGCCTCCTGCTGGATCTACTGGAAGAAATACGGAGGTCTGAAGACCCCCACACAGCTAGAGGGAGCTGCTAGAGCTGGCTCT GAGTCAGGCCCCCGTGCCCACATGACCCGCCAGGAGGTCCAGGGTCTGTCCCCGTTCACCCGCAACGAGGGCCGAGCCAAGCTTTTGGCCAAGAACCGGCAGACGTTCATCCTGCAGACCACCAAGCTGACCCGCGTCGCCCGGCGGGTGTGTGAGGACATCCTGCAGCCTCGTCGCGCCGCACGCAGACCCTACGCTTCCATCAACGCCAACGCCGTGAAAGCAGAGT GTATGATCCGGCTCCCCAAAGCCACCAAAACTCCTCTGAAGAGCAAGGTGATCCCTCGGCAGTCTCTGGCCGCCATCGTCAAGGATTTAG CCATCTCTGCTCCTCTGAAACTGAAGGCGTCCAGAGGACCTCCGACACCCATCAACAGGAACCAGGCCAGTCAGCCTCGAGTAGGACAAAGCCTGCTTGGAAAGAGAGGCTTCGACAGC GCTACAGGAGTCCCCTACCCCGCCAATGGGAGGCCAAACACCTCTGGCATGAGGACCACGTCCCAGTCGGTCATCAAGCGGCAGAAAGTCAGCCAGGGAGAAGCTCCAAACCCTGTGGTGTTTGTGGCCACAAAAGACACCAG GGCTCTGAGGAAACATCTGACGCAGTCTGAGATGCGGCGGGCGGCGAGGAAACCTCACCTCCTGGTCCGGATCAAGCTGCCGCCGCCACCGCCTCGCTCCCTGGCCCTGCccctccttccttccagcaCCAACGAGCCCATCGTTCTGGAGGACTGA
- the taf6l gene encoding TAF6-like RNA polymerase II p300/CBP-associated factor-associated factor 65 kDa subunit 6L isoform X1, translated as MADREERRFAEVSRESVKLMAESAGVELGDDVAALLAEDVCYRLREAVQSSSQFMRHAKRRKLTVEDFNKALRWSNVEVVGGYGAQDALPFRSVKEGELFFVEDRDINLIELALATNIPKGCAETMVRVNVAYLDGKGSVSPQGTVPVAVQSLSDDLLKYYQQITRAILGEDPHLMKVALLDLQSNSKIAALLPYFVYVISGVKSVSHDLEQLNRLLHMVKSLVQNPYLYLGSYVRSLVSSVMYCILEPLAASINPLNDHWTLRDYAALLLSHIFWTHGDLVSGLYHQILLSLQKVLSDPVRPLCSHYGAVVGLHALGWKAVERVLFPHLPAYWANLQAVLDDYSVSNAQVKADGHKVYGAILVAVERLLKMKALSLSQPAEGGSGSPPGSAVGSAGYRVSSPGLSPPPEPLSEAALGIASHLQAGGAGCPWEEWSPVPLPAMYCELYSFFGDSLAVRFSTGPGFGSYPPCTPSQLRDSRKEPVGPMSNLDANRKMPQLTANLSISPRQDGSPRTDPPPPSLAATGPGSRSVARSSSSSVQRSRSSSSRSGQRSAGMSRDVFPKARFTSPQTGPPTFSFLIGGRQMGRRCQGRRPFQTNFAPTPPLSTIPPRIYAHKLPVIGRVGKPVRRWTCSHYSLHLPL; from the exons ATGGCGGACCGGGAGGAGCGCCGCTTTGCAGAGGTTTCCCGGGAATCCGTCAAGCTGATGGCCGAGAGTGCAGGCGTGGAGCTCGGTGATGATGTCGCTGCTCTGCTCGCTGAAGATGTTTGTTACCGACTGAGAGAAGCAGTTCAG AGCAGCTCTCAGTTCATGCGGCATGCTAAAAGGAGGAAGCTGACAGTGGAGGACTTCAACAAAGCTCTGCGTTGGAGCAATGTGGAG GTCGTCGGTGGTTACGGGGCCCAGGATGCTCTTCCCTTCCGCTCCGTGAAAGAAGGAGAGCTTTTCTTCGTGGAGGACCGGGACATCAACCTGATTGAGCTGGCTCTGGCCACCAATATCCCTAAAGGCTGCGCTGAGACCATGGTCAGAG TAAACGTGGCATACCTGGATGGGAAAGGCAGCGTATCACCTCAAGGAACAG TCCCCGTGGCGGTCCAGTCTCTGTCCGACGACCTGCTGAAGTACTACCAGCAGATCACCCGGGCCATCCTGGGAGAGGACCCCCATCTCATGAAG GTGGCTCTGCTGGACCTCCAGTCCAACTCCAAGATCGCCGCCCTGCTGCCGTACTTCGTCTACGTCATCAGTGGA GTGAAGTCCGTGAGCCACGACCTGGAGCAGCTCAACAGGCTTCTGCACATGGTGAAGAGCCTGGTCCAGAACCCTTACCTGTACCTGGGCTCGTACGTGCGTAGCCTGGTCTCCAGCGTCATGTACTGCATCTTGGAGCCACTGGCCGCCTCCATCAACCCGCTCAATGACCACTGGACCCTCCGGGACTACGCTGCCCTGCTGCTCAGCCACATCTTCTG GACACACGGGGATCTGGTGAGCGGTCTCTACCACCAGATCTTGCTCTCTCTCCAGAAGGTTCTGTCCGACCCAGTGAGACCACTCTGCTCCCACTATGGAGCTGTAGTGGGTCTTCATGCTCTGGGATGGAAG GCTGTGGAGAGGGTCCTGTTCCCACATCTGCCTGCCTACTGGGCCAACCTGCAGGCAGTGCTGGACGACTACTCCGTGTCCAATGCTCAGGTCAAAGCAGACGGGCACAAAGTCTACGGCGCCATTCTG GTGGCGGTGGAGCGTCTCCTGAAGATGAAggctctgtctctctctcagcCAGCAGAGGGAGGTTCAGGGTCTCCCCCAGGATCTGCAGTGGGTTCTGCTGGTTACAGGGTGAGCTCACCGGGCCTCAGCCCCCCTCCAGAACCCCTTTCAGAGGCTGCTCTGGGCATCGCCAGCCACCTCCAGGCAGGGGGCGCCGGCTGTCCATGGGAGGAGTGGTCCCCGGTGCCCCTCCCTGCCATGTACTGTGAGCTCTACTCCTTCTTTGGGGACAGCCTGGCCGTCAGGTTTAGTACCGGACCAGGATTCGGCAGTTACCCCCCCTGCACCCCGTCCCAGCTCCGGGACTCCAGGAAGGAGCCCGTGGGACCCATGTCCAACTTAGACGCTAACCGGAAGATGCCGCAGCTGACGGCCAACCTGAGCATCAGTCCCCGACAGGACGGGAGTCCCCGGACCGACCCGCCCCCCCCCAGCTTGGCAGCCACCGGACCAGGAAG CAGGTCCGTGGCtcgctcctcttcctcctccgtGCAGCGCTCCAGATCCTCCTCGTCCCGGTCCGGTCAGCGGTCAGCAGGTATGTCTCGGGATGTCTTCCCCAAGGCTCGCTTCACCTCCCCCCAGACCGGACCGCCGACCTTCTCCTTCCTCATTGGGGGACGGCAGATGGGTCGGCGGTGCCAAGGCCGCCGCCCCTTTCAGACCAACTTTGCTCCGACTCCGCCTCTTTCAACCATCCCGCCCCGCATCTACGCCCACAAACTGCCTGTCATCGGCAGGGTGGGCAAACCAGTACGGCGCTGGACGTGTTCCCATTACTCCCTCCACCTCCCTCTGTAG
- the taf6l gene encoding TAF6-like RNA polymerase II p300/CBP-associated factor-associated factor 65 kDa subunit 6L isoform X2 — MADREERRFAEVSRESVKLMAESAGVELGDDVAALLAEDVCYRLREAVQSSSQFMRHAKRRKLTVEDFNKALRWSNVEVVGGYGAQDALPFRSVKEGELFFVEDRDINLIELALATNIPKGCAETMVRVNVAYLDGKGSVSPQGTVPVAVQSLSDDLLKYYQQITRAILGEDPHLMKVALLDLQSNSKIAALLPYFVYVISGVKSVSHDLEQLNRLLHMVKSLVQNPYLYLGSYVRSLVSSVMYCILEPLAASINPLNDHWTLRDYAALLLSHIFWTHGDLVSGLYHQILLSLQKVLSDPVRPLCSHYGAVVGLHALGWKAVERVLFPHLPAYWANLQAVLDDYSVSNAQVKADGHKVYGAILVAVERLLKMKALSLSQPAEGGSGSPPGSAVGSAGYRVSSPGLSPPPEPLSEAALGIASHLQAGGAGCPWEEWSPVPLPAMYCELYSFFGDSLAVRFSTGPGFGSYPPCTPSQLRDSRKEPVGPMSNLDANRKMPQLTANLSISPRQDGSPRTDPPPPSLAATGPGRSVARSSSSSVQRSRSSSSRSGQRSAGMSRDVFPKARFTSPQTGPPTFSFLIGGRQMGRRCQGRRPFQTNFAPTPPLSTIPPRIYAHKLPVIGRVGKPVRRWTCSHYSLHLPL; from the exons ATGGCGGACCGGGAGGAGCGCCGCTTTGCAGAGGTTTCCCGGGAATCCGTCAAGCTGATGGCCGAGAGTGCAGGCGTGGAGCTCGGTGATGATGTCGCTGCTCTGCTCGCTGAAGATGTTTGTTACCGACTGAGAGAAGCAGTTCAG AGCAGCTCTCAGTTCATGCGGCATGCTAAAAGGAGGAAGCTGACAGTGGAGGACTTCAACAAAGCTCTGCGTTGGAGCAATGTGGAG GTCGTCGGTGGTTACGGGGCCCAGGATGCTCTTCCCTTCCGCTCCGTGAAAGAAGGAGAGCTTTTCTTCGTGGAGGACCGGGACATCAACCTGATTGAGCTGGCTCTGGCCACCAATATCCCTAAAGGCTGCGCTGAGACCATGGTCAGAG TAAACGTGGCATACCTGGATGGGAAAGGCAGCGTATCACCTCAAGGAACAG TCCCCGTGGCGGTCCAGTCTCTGTCCGACGACCTGCTGAAGTACTACCAGCAGATCACCCGGGCCATCCTGGGAGAGGACCCCCATCTCATGAAG GTGGCTCTGCTGGACCTCCAGTCCAACTCCAAGATCGCCGCCCTGCTGCCGTACTTCGTCTACGTCATCAGTGGA GTGAAGTCCGTGAGCCACGACCTGGAGCAGCTCAACAGGCTTCTGCACATGGTGAAGAGCCTGGTCCAGAACCCTTACCTGTACCTGGGCTCGTACGTGCGTAGCCTGGTCTCCAGCGTCATGTACTGCATCTTGGAGCCACTGGCCGCCTCCATCAACCCGCTCAATGACCACTGGACCCTCCGGGACTACGCTGCCCTGCTGCTCAGCCACATCTTCTG GACACACGGGGATCTGGTGAGCGGTCTCTACCACCAGATCTTGCTCTCTCTCCAGAAGGTTCTGTCCGACCCAGTGAGACCACTCTGCTCCCACTATGGAGCTGTAGTGGGTCTTCATGCTCTGGGATGGAAG GCTGTGGAGAGGGTCCTGTTCCCACATCTGCCTGCCTACTGGGCCAACCTGCAGGCAGTGCTGGACGACTACTCCGTGTCCAATGCTCAGGTCAAAGCAGACGGGCACAAAGTCTACGGCGCCATTCTG GTGGCGGTGGAGCGTCTCCTGAAGATGAAggctctgtctctctctcagcCAGCAGAGGGAGGTTCAGGGTCTCCCCCAGGATCTGCAGTGGGTTCTGCTGGTTACAGGGTGAGCTCACCGGGCCTCAGCCCCCCTCCAGAACCCCTTTCAGAGGCTGCTCTGGGCATCGCCAGCCACCTCCAGGCAGGGGGCGCCGGCTGTCCATGGGAGGAGTGGTCCCCGGTGCCCCTCCCTGCCATGTACTGTGAGCTCTACTCCTTCTTTGGGGACAGCCTGGCCGTCAGGTTTAGTACCGGACCAGGATTCGGCAGTTACCCCCCCTGCACCCCGTCCCAGCTCCGGGACTCCAGGAAGGAGCCCGTGGGACCCATGTCCAACTTAGACGCTAACCGGAAGATGCCGCAGCTGACGGCCAACCTGAGCATCAGTCCCCGACAGGACGGGAGTCCCCGGACCGACCCGCCCCCCCCCAGCTTGGCAGCCACCGGACCAGGAAG GTCCGTGGCtcgctcctcttcctcctccgtGCAGCGCTCCAGATCCTCCTCGTCCCGGTCCGGTCAGCGGTCAGCAGGTATGTCTCGGGATGTCTTCCCCAAGGCTCGCTTCACCTCCCCCCAGACCGGACCGCCGACCTTCTCCTTCCTCATTGGGGGACGGCAGATGGGTCGGCGGTGCCAAGGCCGCCGCCCCTTTCAGACCAACTTTGCTCCGACTCCGCCTCTTTCAACCATCCCGCCCCGCATCTACGCCCACAAACTGCCTGTCATCGGCAGGGTGGGCAAACCAGTACGGCGCTGGACGTGTTCCCATTACTCCCTCCACCTCCCTCTGTAG
- the cth1 gene encoding cysteine three histidine 1 — protein sequence MVMFETSSDDLSLPAYWDEELVDTLLCSEDSDGDSGRGGLTLAKALLPLAEPPSSPFGLWVCSTRYKTELCTNYSATGFCKYAERCQFAHGLHELRVPFRHPKYKTELCRSYHASGYCYYGNRCLFVHSPAEQRQTRRRRRNVPCRTFCTFGVCPFGSRCNFLHVAGGEAGGEAGEVQDSDCDKTLPAPTTKTHPPPKEWRPRGALCRTFSSFGFCLYGTCCRFQHGLPNKLKTSDQNQGRNLSSQLTSISPGLLRSTWSSTSTSSSPSTSPVDTPFSEDTAHNAFTFSSQQLSGVLLPLALHLQHLESGKAQEI from the exons ATGGTCATGTTTGAG aCTAGCAGTGATGACTTGTCCCTGCCTGCTTATTGGGATGAGGAGCTGGTGGACACCTTGTTATGCAGTGAGGACTCCGACGGTGACAGTGGTAGAGGTGGTCTCACCCTGGCCAAAGCCCTGCTCCCCCTTGCAGAGCCCCCTTCCTCTCCCTTTGGCCTCTGGGTCTGTTCCACCCGCTACAAGACCGAGCTCTGCACCAACTACTCGGCCACCGGCTTCTGCAAGTACGCCGAACGCTGCCAGTTCGCTCATGGCCTCCACGAACTTCGCGTTCCTTTTCGCCATCCGAAGTACAAGACGGAGTTGTGTCGCAGCTACCACGCTTCCGGCTACTGTTACTATGGCAACCGCTGCCTGTTTGTCCACAGTCCCGCAGAGCAGCGGCAGACCCGTCGCCGCCGCAGGAACGTCCCGTGTCGGACGTTCTGCACCTTCGGGGTTTGTCCGTTTGGCTCGCGCTGCAACTTCTTGCATGTGGCAGGTGGCGAAGCGGGAGGCGAAGCCGGGGAGGTTCAGGATTCTGACTGTGATAAGACTTTGCCTGCTCCCACCACCAAGACCCACCCACCACCTAAGGAGTGGAGGCCTCGCGGAGCTTTGTGTCGCACTTTCAGCTCTTTTGGTTTCTGCCTTTATGGAACATGTTGCCGTTTCCAGCACGGCCTCCCCAACAAGCTGAAAACCTCCGACCAGAACCAAGGAAGGAATCTGTCTTCACAGCTGACCTCCATCAGTCCAGGTTTACTCCGCTCCACCTGGTCTAGTACTTCAACCTCCTCGTCTCCTTCCACTTCCCCTGTGGACACCCCGTTTTCTGAGGACACGGCCCACAACGCTTTCACCTTCTCCAGCCAGCAGCTGAGCGGAGTTCTGCTGCCCCTGGCCCTccatctgcagcatctggagAGCGGGAAAGCTCAGGAGATCTAG